A window from Mixophyes fleayi isolate aMixFle1 chromosome 12, aMixFle1.hap1, whole genome shotgun sequence encodes these proteins:
- the GSC gene encoding homeobox protein goosecoid translates to MPSGMFSIDNILAARPRCKESVLLPQNGPVVFSSLGDSLYGGADYSGFYNRAVAPASSLQAVNGSRLGFNNYYYGQLHLQAPVGPSCCGALQPLGAQQCSCVTAATGYDGAGSVLMPPVPHQMLPYMNVGTLSRTELQLLNQLHCRRKRRHRTIFTDEQLEALENLFQETKYPDVGTREQLARRVHLREEKVEVWFKNRRAKWRRQKRSSSEESENGQKWNKASKSSTDKADEQDKRELDSDS, encoded by the exons ATGCCTTCTGGCATGTTTAGCATCGACAACATTTTGGCTGCCAGACCTCGCTGCAAGGAGTCGGTCTTGCTCCCACAGAATGGTCCTGTGGTGTTTTCCAGCTTGGGGGATTCGCTTTATGGGGGTGCAGACTACAGCGGATTTTACAACCGAGCAGTGGCCCCCGCTTCGTCTCTGCAGGCGGTTAATGGATCTAGACTGGGATTCAATAACTATTATTATGGACAGTTACACTTACAGGCTCCTGTGGGCCCCTCCTGCTGCGGGGCCCTGCAACCTCTGGGGGCCCAGCAATGTTCGTGTGTCACGGCAGCCACAG GTTATGACGGGGCAGGCTCGGTGTTAATGCCCCCGGTGCCCCATCAGATGTTGCCCTATATGAATGTGGGCACATTGTCTAGGACAGAGCTACAGCTCCTCAATCAGCTTCActgcaggaggaagaggaggcaCCGGACCATCTTCACAGATGAGCAGCTGGAAGCGCTGGAAAACTTGTTCCAGGAGACCAAATATCCGGACGTGGGGACCAGGGAGCAGTTGGCCAGGAGAGTCCATCTGAGAGAGGAGAAAGTGGAG GTGTGGTTCAAGAATCGCAGGGCCAAATGGAGGAGGCAGAAGAGATCTTCTTCGGAGGAGTCAGAAAATGGACAAAAGTGGAACAAAGCTTCCAAATCCTCCACAGACAAAGCAGATGAACAGGACAAAAGAGAACTGGACTCGGACAGTTGA